In Thiovibrio frasassiensis, one DNA window encodes the following:
- a CDS encoding PAS domain-containing sensor histidine kinase translates to MGNFEQGCGDAREQEIKGLLQANRDLQQELEAHRLSEAQLARELVQAELALRVIPSAALSLDLHGRITSWNNKAERVTGYSREEVLGHSCEIFALGPCAQECETFIDDQGNALIGKVCQIKTRDGKVRSVSKNTDLLKDPDGTVTGAVVTFTDITEQLEVELQLRTERDKFRGILSALDQGMHILNRDYVIEYQNEILRRTFGDKIGEKCYEVYKQRDKPCEVCRMHAAIERNEIQRTEEIMSDRRHYEQSYVPFADVDGQTKALILLRDVTEEKMYRAETMRAGQLASIGELAAGVAHEINNPINGIINYAQVLLDDSSQVSMEDEASSPMQREMLGRIIKEGERIAYIVRNLLFFARQREEEAEVVAIEAIIHDSLSLIKHQLQKDGVTIKTDISPDLPSIRVHPQQLQQVFLNLLSNARYALNQRYPGRDPGKKVEIRCQAVENQGRHLVRTQITDYGPGISPELLTRIFEPFFSSKKPGEGTGLGLSISAGLVRDFQGQLRVESEPGSHTTMTVDLPAYAE, encoded by the coding sequence ATGGGAAACTTTGAGCAAGGGTGCGGAGACGCCAGGGAGCAAGAAATAAAGGGGTTGCTCCAGGCCAATCGGGATTTGCAGCAAGAACTGGAGGCGCATCGGCTGAGCGAAGCGCAGCTCGCCCGGGAGCTTGTCCAGGCCGAGCTTGCCCTGCGGGTTATTCCCAGCGCGGCCTTAAGCCTGGATCTCCATGGCAGGATCACCAGCTGGAACAACAAAGCCGAGCGGGTTACCGGTTACAGCCGGGAAGAGGTGCTGGGCCATTCCTGCGAAATATTTGCCCTGGGTCCCTGCGCGCAGGAATGTGAGACTTTTATCGATGATCAGGGCAATGCCCTGATCGGCAAGGTCTGCCAGATCAAAACCCGGGACGGTAAGGTGCGGAGCGTTTCCAAAAATACCGACCTGTTGAAGGATCCGGATGGCACGGTGACCGGGGCGGTGGTGACCTTTACGGATATCACCGAGCAGTTGGAAGTCGAATTGCAGCTGCGCACCGAGCGGGATAAGTTCCGCGGGATTCTCTCCGCCCTCGACCAGGGCATGCACATTCTCAATCGTGATTATGTCATCGAATATCAAAACGAGATCCTGCGCCGGACCTTTGGCGACAAGATCGGCGAGAAATGCTACGAGGTCTACAAACAGCGCGACAAGCCCTGCGAGGTGTGCCGCATGCATGCCGCCATCGAGCGCAACGAGATCCAGCGCACCGAGGAGATCATGTCCGACCGTCGCCACTATGAACAGAGTTATGTGCCCTTTGCCGATGTCGACGGCCAGACCAAGGCTCTGATTCTCCTGCGGGATGTCACCGAAGAAAAGATGTACCGGGCCGAAACCATGCGGGCCGGTCAGCTTGCCTCCATCGGTGAGCTGGCCGCCGGAGTGGCCCACGAAATAAACAACCCCATCAACGGCATCATCAACTACGCCCAGGTATTGCTCGACGACTCCAGCCAGGTGTCCATGGAGGACGAGGCAAGCAGTCCGATGCAGCGGGAGATGCTCGGCCGGATTATTAAGGAAGGGGAGCGAATTGCCTATATCGTGAGAAATTTGTTGTTTTTCGCCCGCCAGCGTGAGGAGGAGGCGGAGGTGGTCGCAATCGAGGCGATCATCCACGATTCCTTGTCCCTGATCAAACACCAGCTCCAGAAAGACGGGGTGACTATCAAGACCGATATCTCCCCTGACCTGCCATCCATCCGGGTGCATCCCCAGCAGCTGCAGCAGGTTTTTCTCAATCTGCTCAGCAACGCCCGTTACGCCCTCAATCAGCGATATCCTGGCAGAGATCCCGGCAAGAAGGTGGAAATCCGCTGCCAGGCCGTGGAAAATCAGGGCCGGCACCTGGTGCGTACGCAAATCACCGATTATGGCCCGGGAATCTCGCCGGAGCTGCTTACCAGGATCTTTGAGCCGTTTTTCTCCTCCAAGAAACCGGGGGAGGGAACAGGCCTGGGGTTGTCCATCAGCGCCGGGCTGGTCAGGGATTTTCAAGGGCAGCTCAGGGTGGAGAGCGAGCCGGGCTCGCATACCACCATGACCGTTGATCTGCCGGCATATGCAGAGTGA